A genomic region of Rhipicephalus sanguineus isolate Rsan-2018 chromosome 3, BIME_Rsan_1.4, whole genome shotgun sequence contains the following coding sequences:
- the LOC119388280 gene encoding uncharacterized protein LOC119388280, producing the protein MADIPAAACESASATMKRQRRTSWPDATTRALIRLWEDNLAALRSNMRNARIYARILQELNAGLPHGEGPYNAKQLRLKMDNLGKRYRKERLLCTRTGSSTSKWPYYGLLHNFLGSLPMNDDLLVEENVEIPEVTEPPEGAELLASWEDHGNEENVVPDDNAATTNETPEETSLPCTDTSGDASKSSAPHDDSGGTRKARKRPLTTAQLLLESHKEEIDHIKKSEKKRQKLMKKLVKLQGEANDINASMCRMMERYFESKDTEK; encoded by the exons ATGGCGGACATCCCTGCAGCGGCGTGTGAGTCGGCATCGGCGACGATGAAACGTCAAAGGCGTACCAGCTGGCCAGAcgcgacaacacgagcgctgataCGCTTATGGGAGGACAATCTGGCAGCACTGCGCTCAAACATGCGCAATGCGCGAATTTACGCTAGAATTCTCCAGGAGCTGAATGCCGGACTGCCACATGGCGAAGGACCCTACAACGCCAAACAGCTGAGGCTGAAAATGGATAATCTAGGCAAGCGCTATCG caagGAGCGACTTCTTTGTACGCGGACAGGGTCCAGCACTTCAAAGTGGCCATACTACGGGCTGCTCCACAATTTTCTGGGCTCTCTGCCCATGAATGATGATCTCCTGGTGGAGGAAAACGTTGAG ATTCCAGAGGTTACAGAGCCGCCTGAAGGCGCGGAATTGCTTGCCTCATGGGAGGACCATGGAAACGAGGAGAATGTGGTGCCCGACGACAACGCTGCGACAACGAATGAAACCCCAGAGGAGACATCCTTGCCGTGCACAGACACATCAGGGGACGCTAGCAAATCTAGCGCTCCTCATGATGACAGTGGTGGCACAAGAAAAGCACGCAAGCGGCCACTAACCACTGCTCAACTGCTCCTTGAAAGCCACAAAGAGGAGATAGATCACataaaaaaatcagaaaaaaagagGCAGAAGCTAATGAAAAAGCTTGTGAAGCTGCAAGGCGAAGCTAACGACATAAATGCGAGCATGTGTCGCATGATGGAAAGGTACTTTGAGTCAAAGGacactgaaaaataa